One window of the Camarhynchus parvulus chromosome 2, STF_HiC, whole genome shotgun sequence genome contains the following:
- the LOC115900875 gene encoding cytochrome P450 7A1: protein MFLASWIWGMAIILCCVSWFLLGRRRRRQGEPPLENGFLPYLGCALKFGANPLAFLKEKQKKHGHIFTCHVAGKYIHFLTDPFSYHALMRQGKHLDWKKFHFATSAKAFGHGSIDPAEGNTTENFHQTFIRTLQGNALDALIEAMMENLQYVMLQSRAPKLQSNTWVTEGLYTFCCQVMFESGFLTLFGKEFNSNNDKNLSSKQETERAHILNALENFKEFDKIFPALVAGLPIHLFKSAHSAREKLGEALLHKNLLKRDNLSELVTLRMFLNDTLSTFDDMEKAKTHVAVLWASQANTIPATFWTLFYLLKSPEATKAATKEVQSVLESAEESISLDGKHISLNRKQLDNMPILDSIIKEAMRLSSASMTFRVAKEDFTLHLENDFYNIRKDDVVALYPQLLHFDPEIYADPLTFKYDRFLNEKGEEKTDFYRNGRKLKHYYMPFGTGIAKCPGRLFAVHEIKQFLALIFSYFEIELVDSNVKCPSLDQSRAGLGILQPSNDIDFRYRLKCL, encoded by the exons ATGTTCCTAGCATCCTGGATCTGGGGAATGGCAATAATACTTTGTTGTGTGTCTTGGTTTCTTCtagggaggaggagaag gCGACAAGGTGAGCCACCACTTGAAAATGGGTTCCTTCCATACCTGGGCTGTGCCTTGAAGTTTGGTGCCAACCCCCTTGCATTCctcaaagaaaagcagaagaagcaCGGCCACATCTTCACTTGCCATGTAGCAGGGAAATACATTCATTTCCTCACTGACCCTTTTTCATACCATGCATTGATGCGCCAGGGAAAACACTTGGACTGGAAAAAGTTCCATTTTGCTACTTCTGCCAAG GCTTTTGGGCATGGTAGCATTGACCCAGCGGAGGGAAACACCACTGAAAATTTTCATCAGACTTTCATTAGAACCCTTCAAGGCAATGCCCTAGATGCCCTCATTGAAGCAATGATGGAAAACCTCCAGTATGTCATGCTGCAGTCAAGAGCACCTAAGCTTCAGTCTAATACCTGGGTGACAGAAGGACTTTATACCTTCTGTTGTCAAGTGATGTTTGAGTCTGGCTTTTTAACACTTTTTGGTAAAGAATTTAATTCAAATAATGACAAAAACCTATCATCAAAGCAGGAAACTGAGAGAGCTCATATCCTAAATGCCCTTGAAAACTTCAAGGAATTCGATAAGATTTTCCCAGCCCTCGTGGCAGGGCTACCTATCCACCTGTTCAAGAGTGCCCACAGTGCACGTGAGAAGCTGGGAGAGGCACTCCTGCACAAGAACCTCCTGAAAAGGGACAACCTCTCTGAGCTTGTCACCCTGCGCATGTTCCTGAACGACACCCTGTCAACCTTCGATGACATGGAGAAAGCCAAGACTCACGTGGCAGTGCTCTGGGCCTCTCAAGCAAACACCATTCCTGCCACATTTTGGACCTTGTTCTATCTTCTTAA GAGTCCAGAAGCAACGAAAGCAGCTACCAAAGAAGTGCAAAGTGTTTTGGAAAGTGCAGAAGAGAGTATCAGCTTAGATGGCAAACATATTTCCTTGAACCGGAAACAGCTGGATAATATGCCAATACTAG ACAGCATCATCAAGGAGGCGATGAGGCTCTCCAGTGCATCCATGACTTTCCGAGTGGCCAAGGAGGATTTCACTTTGCACTTGGAGAACGACTTTTACAACATTCGCAAAGATGATGTTGTAGCTCTTTatcctcagctgctgcatttcGATCCAGAAATCTATGCTGATCCCTTG ACATTCAAATACGATCGCTTTCTGAAcgagaagggagaggagaagacCGACTTCTACCGGAACGGCCGGAAGCTGAAGCATTACTACATGCCTTTTGGGACAGGCATAGCAAAGTGCCCGGGCAGGCTGTTTGCTGTCCATGAGATTAAACAGTTTTTGGCCCTGATTTTTTCGTATTTTGAGATAGAGCTTGTGGACAGTAATGTGAAGTGTCCCTCTCTAGATCAATCCCGTGCAGGACTTGGTATTTTGCAGCCCTCCAATGACATTGATTTCAGGTACAGGCTGAAATGCTTATGA